In Rhizobium lusitanum, a genomic segment contains:
- a CDS encoding ABC transporter ATP-binding protein — translation MAISIQIEKVSREYGPVKALDDVTLDIAAGEFFTLLGSSGCGKSSLLKLIGGFDRQTSGRISFDGKDMSDVPANKRPVNTVFQSLALFPHMTVAQNVGYGLRLRGVSGGALAARINDALDLVELSGFGPRDVNLLSGGQRQRVALARALVMEPGILLLDEPLTGLDERLRQQMRDEFGRLHKRTGATFVLVTHNQDEALSLSDRMAVMHKGRIEQVGVPASFFEAPANAFVARFVGIDTLVRPEEIVTSDGQIYAVIAGQRVPVRVAGPMDPLQSVVAIRADRLFLAAADASGTLMLTVVETTFRGLYHELKLAFWDGQTLTMAIEEEAGLSGLEAGRSVRVGLKQDAAVLISNAGLLPMS, via the coding sequence GTGGCTATATCCATTCAGATCGAGAAGGTCAGCAGGGAATACGGGCCGGTCAAGGCTCTTGACGATGTAACGCTTGATATCGCCGCGGGTGAATTCTTCACGCTGCTCGGGTCGTCGGGTTGCGGAAAGAGCTCGCTGTTGAAGCTCATCGGCGGCTTCGACAGGCAGACCTCAGGCCGTATTTCTTTCGATGGCAAGGATATGAGCGACGTGCCGGCCAACAAGCGGCCGGTCAACACCGTCTTCCAGAGCCTTGCGCTTTTCCCGCACATGACGGTCGCGCAGAATGTCGGCTACGGGCTGCGGCTTCGCGGGGTGTCGGGAGGTGCGCTCGCGGCCAGGATCAACGATGCCCTCGATCTGGTCGAGCTCTCCGGTTTCGGCCCGCGCGACGTCAACCTTTTGTCCGGCGGTCAGCGCCAGCGTGTCGCCCTTGCCCGGGCCTTGGTCATGGAGCCCGGTATCCTGCTGCTCGACGAGCCGCTGACCGGCCTCGACGAGCGCTTGCGCCAGCAGATGCGCGACGAATTCGGTCGGCTGCACAAGCGCACCGGTGCAACCTTCGTCCTCGTCACTCACAATCAGGATGAAGCGCTCAGCCTCTCGGATCGCATGGCCGTGATGCACAAGGGGCGCATTGAACAGGTGGGTGTGCCCGCCAGCTTCTTCGAGGCTCCGGCCAATGCTTTCGTCGCCCGTTTCGTCGGCATCGATACGCTGGTGCGTCCGGAGGAGATCGTGACTTCCGATGGACAGATCTACGCGGTCATTGCCGGGCAGAGGGTGCCGGTGCGTGTCGCCGGCCCGATGGACCCGCTTCAATCTGTCGTTGCCATCCGTGCGGACAGGCTGTTTCTCGCGGCCGCGGATGCATCCGGGACGCTGATGCTGACCGTGGTCGAAACGACGTTCCGCGGCTTGTATCACGAACTCAAGCTCGCCTTCTGGGATGGCCAGACGTTGACGATGGCGATTGAGGAAGAGGCGGGGTTGAGCGGGCTCGAGGCCGGAAGATCCGTTCGGGTGGGCTTGAAGCAGGATGCCGCCGTTCTGATTTCCAATGCGGGACTATTGCCTATGAGCTGA
- a CDS encoding LuxR C-terminal-related transcriptional regulator — MTISQTRFQPPSAGNEHVRRRNLLAMLQRSGLRRLTTIVAPAGYGKTSLAAQWYEMFKSQGAQAVWIPLDPEDGDQSRFLLALLESLQKLLPDGRKGSDANSMPVASLLSALVTRLRRIKEPIVLFLDDYHFAQNDATESLMAKLLAAGDLGHVKFVLISRSPPRFPASALRLNSELKQIGVADLSFTDMEAQEFFGSRAKKLTSEQISELNQRTEGWAVALQMVRVLVNDNMDSSAILASFDGSNAEMGRYLSEQVFSSLPEDIRHFLTESAALPAVSRALIAAVSGHDNAVALFNRLGDYALPIAVLDGQGTWIRYHPVFNSYLKEAAERLDIDTRQILRKAAHWFEAGGDCDAAVRHALLAADATLAAQIIERAGGWRRVYAKTRGGTALFQTLIAKAADINLADFPLTTLGLSVINAKAGQLDAANHYLSLAERAGATMSEKLAQDLRVVRVLLSLYTDRWATAADLSALEADLSQDSGMEPIHRALALNMLSYNFLIRTDLERALHYGQLSIRSFRDAGADFGAMHLYTHIGQASFFSGDSASATDAYRNLTTEAQANIGKGCDLDAISQVLQSELLSMNGDLQAAASVLAWALPHLERHDTWFDLLAAGIMAQQRILRLNGEIMAAHAAIDSARAAAKRRGFDRLIRLIDGERTGLLLASGDIDEAVRYAEVSGFGAESLNSDSANDFGVNLRGNVPALLWTRIYLAQGEIAHARGVFERLIMSQWQKLHVPRRIELGFLDIRLLLAEGDEPTAAARLSEMMLSLPVADYRAILLVEGPEFGNRLRLLAASRGVPDVVMQRLERLLEVVATTSAQASDPLSVPILATGGLTERERSVIQLLSAGLSNKEIGRKLDLSNNTVKFHLRNIYAKLNVTTRTAAVTIARDTGVLL, encoded by the coding sequence ATGACCATCAGTCAAACTCGTTTCCAACCGCCGAGTGCCGGCAATGAACATGTCAGGCGCCGAAACCTTCTGGCGATGCTGCAACGTTCGGGGTTAAGGCGCTTAACCACGATCGTCGCCCCGGCGGGATATGGCAAGACGTCGCTTGCCGCGCAGTGGTACGAGATGTTCAAAAGCCAGGGTGCTCAGGCGGTCTGGATTCCCCTTGATCCTGAGGATGGTGACCAAAGCCGTTTCCTTCTGGCCTTGCTGGAATCGCTTCAGAAACTGCTTCCTGACGGAAGGAAGGGATCGGATGCCAACAGCATGCCGGTGGCATCGCTTCTCTCGGCGCTTGTCACGCGACTGCGCCGGATAAAAGAGCCGATTGTTCTCTTCCTCGACGACTATCACTTCGCCCAGAACGATGCCACCGAATCGCTGATGGCAAAACTGCTGGCGGCCGGCGACCTCGGGCATGTGAAGTTCGTACTGATTTCGCGCAGCCCGCCCCGATTTCCGGCATCCGCCCTGCGGCTCAACAGCGAGTTGAAGCAGATCGGCGTTGCCGATTTGAGTTTCACCGACATGGAGGCCCAGGAGTTTTTCGGCAGCCGGGCAAAAAAGCTGACAAGCGAGCAGATCAGCGAGCTCAACCAGCGCACGGAAGGCTGGGCGGTGGCGCTGCAGATGGTTCGGGTTCTGGTCAACGACAATATGGATAGCAGTGCCATCCTTGCATCGTTCGATGGCAGCAATGCCGAGATGGGCCGTTATCTCTCGGAGCAGGTCTTTTCCAGCTTGCCGGAGGATATCCGGCATTTTCTGACCGAAAGTGCGGCACTTCCTGCTGTCAGCCGGGCGCTCATCGCCGCTGTATCGGGCCACGACAACGCGGTGGCGCTGTTCAACCGGCTCGGCGATTATGCGCTGCCGATCGCCGTTCTCGATGGCCAGGGAACGTGGATCCGCTATCATCCGGTATTCAACAGCTACCTCAAGGAGGCGGCGGAGCGTCTCGACATCGATACGAGACAGATATTGCGAAAGGCGGCACACTGGTTCGAGGCCGGCGGTGACTGCGATGCGGCGGTGCGCCACGCGCTGCTGGCGGCCGACGCCACGCTTGCCGCCCAGATCATCGAAAGAGCCGGCGGATGGCGGCGCGTCTATGCGAAGACACGCGGCGGCACGGCGCTGTTTCAGACGTTGATCGCCAAGGCAGCTGATATCAATCTGGCGGATTTCCCACTGACGACCTTGGGATTGTCGGTGATCAACGCCAAGGCGGGCCAGCTCGATGCCGCCAACCACTATCTTTCACTTGCCGAGCGTGCCGGAGCCACGATGAGCGAAAAACTGGCGCAGGACCTGCGCGTGGTTCGCGTGCTGCTATCGCTCTATACGGACAGGTGGGCGACTGCCGCGGATCTCTCGGCGCTCGAGGCGGACTTGTCTCAGGACAGCGGCATGGAGCCGATCCATCGAGCTCTGGCACTCAATATGCTGTCTTACAATTTCCTGATCCGCACGGATCTGGAGCGCGCATTGCACTACGGCCAGCTTTCCATACGTTCCTTCCGTGATGCGGGTGCCGATTTCGGTGCGATGCATCTCTACACCCATATCGGACAGGCCTCATTCTTCAGCGGCGATAGCGCGAGTGCCACCGATGCCTATCGAAACCTTACCACCGAGGCCCAGGCCAATATCGGCAAGGGCTGCGATCTTGATGCCATCAGTCAGGTGTTGCAGAGCGAGTTGCTTTCGATGAACGGCGACCTTCAGGCCGCCGCCTCCGTGCTTGCCTGGGCACTGCCGCATCTGGAGCGGCATGACACCTGGTTTGACCTTCTCGCCGCCGGTATCATGGCGCAACAGCGCATCTTGCGGTTGAACGGCGAGATCATGGCGGCTCATGCCGCGATCGACAGTGCGCGCGCCGCCGCCAAACGGCGTGGTTTCGATCGCTTGATCCGGTTGATCGATGGTGAACGGACCGGGCTTCTCCTTGCGTCGGGCGACATCGACGAGGCGGTGCGTTACGCCGAAGTCAGCGGCTTCGGGGCCGAGAGCCTCAATTCTGATAGCGCCAACGATTTTGGTGTTAATCTACGTGGCAACGTGCCCGCCTTGTTGTGGACGCGGATCTATCTCGCACAAGGCGAGATCGCCCACGCGCGTGGTGTCTTTGAGCGCCTGATCATGAGCCAGTGGCAGAAATTGCATGTGCCGCGACGCATCGAGTTGGGGTTCCTCGATATACGCCTGTTGCTCGCCGAAGGCGACGAGCCGACAGCTGCGGCGCGGCTGTCTGAGATGATGCTGTCGTTACCGGTGGCGGATTATCGGGCCATTCTGCTGGTTGAGGGACCGGAATTCGGCAACCGCTTGCGTCTGCTGGCCGCTAGCCGGGGCGTGCCTGACGTCGTGATGCAGCGGCTGGAGCGCTTGCTGGAGGTTGTGGCGACAACGAGCGCGCAAGCCAGCGACCCGCTCTCTGTGCCGATCCTTGCAACCGGTGGACTGACCGAGCGTGAGCGCAGTGTCATCCAGCTGCTCAGCGCCGGTCTCAGCAACAAGGAAATCGGTCGCAAGCTCGACCTCAGCAACAACACGGTCAAGTTCCATCTGCGCAACATCTACGCCAAACTCAACGTCACGACCCGAACGGCGGCTGTGACCATCGCGCGCGACACGGGCGTCCTTCTTTGA
- a CDS encoding hydantoinase/oxoprolinase family protein — MIRLATDVGGTFTDLVGYDERSGELFTAKSLTTVPDQSIGVLDAIASAEAKDGLRTRDVTFFAHGGTTVINAITERKGVRTALVTTAGFRDVLEIGRGNRPDLYNLRFRSPAPFVPRSLRFEVRERLDASGKIITPLQVEDLKPIIAQCKAERIEAVAILFLHSYTNPEHEILCADILAAALPDATVCASYEVSRQWREYERSNTVVLNAYVQPIIRRYFARLEDALMRRDLTCPYYAMQSNGGIATFEQAVNSPLTLVESGPAGGVAGAARIGNALGESEVLSLDVGGTTAKCSLIHGGRPTLNVEYKLEHTRIEPGHPIQVPVVDIVEIGSGGGSIAWLDERGVLRVGPESAGSVPGPACYGRGGTRPTLSDAILTIGVFDPNNFAGGSMHLDKQKAAEAIATIAAPLGLSIEDAAIAIIDIAHASMINALKLVTVQRGHDPRDVAFVISGGAGPALATRLGRDLSVKSTVIPLHPGLFSAWGMLAAEPRADFRHTWFSALTAEAIKALLARFDKLEQEAITYFAKGHDADIRFTYQVEARYRGQEHGVFAQFHRGDDRDVFAERFHAVHERAYSFRLPHAAIEITTIHLEAVLNGPVIALPLLSKNGRSLDAALTGRRNVYFGAVLGWVSCPVYERSLLAPGQLIEGPMIVEEATATTLVQEKQQLSVADNGVLIIRESVSEAG; from the coding sequence ATGATCAGACTGGCAACCGACGTCGGTGGCACCTTCACCGATCTCGTCGGATATGATGAGCGCAGCGGCGAATTGTTTACGGCCAAGAGCCTGACGACGGTGCCCGACCAGTCCATTGGAGTGCTCGACGCGATCGCCTCGGCGGAAGCCAAGGATGGGCTTCGCACACGGGATGTCACGTTCTTCGCCCATGGTGGCACGACGGTGATCAATGCCATTACCGAGCGTAAGGGCGTGCGAACCGCGCTGGTGACGACCGCGGGTTTTCGTGATGTTCTGGAAATCGGTCGCGGTAACCGTCCCGATCTCTACAATCTGCGGTTCCGCAGTCCTGCCCCCTTTGTTCCCCGGAGCTTACGCTTCGAGGTGCGGGAGCGGCTCGACGCTTCAGGAAAAATCATTACGCCGCTGCAGGTCGAAGACCTCAAGCCGATCATCGCGCAGTGCAAGGCGGAAAGGATCGAAGCGGTCGCGATCCTCTTTCTCCACAGCTATACAAATCCCGAGCACGAGATTCTTTGCGCCGATATTCTGGCCGCCGCCCTGCCGGATGCGACCGTCTGCGCCAGCTATGAAGTCTCGCGTCAATGGCGCGAATATGAACGTTCGAACACTGTCGTGCTCAATGCCTATGTGCAACCGATCATCCGCCGCTACTTCGCGCGGCTGGAAGATGCGTTGATGCGGCGCGATCTGACATGCCCCTATTACGCGATGCAGTCGAACGGCGGTATCGCCACCTTCGAACAGGCGGTCAACAGTCCATTGACGCTGGTCGAATCCGGGCCGGCGGGCGGTGTTGCGGGCGCGGCGCGGATCGGCAATGCTCTCGGCGAGAGCGAAGTCCTGTCGCTTGACGTCGGCGGCACGACCGCCAAATGCTCGCTGATCCACGGCGGGCGCCCGACGCTGAATGTCGAATACAAGCTTGAGCATACCCGTATCGAGCCGGGTCATCCCATTCAGGTGCCGGTGGTCGATATTGTCGAGATAGGCTCCGGCGGCGGCTCGATTGCATGGCTCGACGAACGCGGCGTCCTTCGAGTCGGCCCGGAAAGTGCCGGCTCCGTGCCCGGGCCGGCCTGTTACGGTCGTGGTGGCACGAGACCGACGTTGTCGGATGCCATTCTCACGATCGGGGTCTTCGATCCCAACAATTTCGCCGGCGGCTCCATGCACCTCGACAAGCAGAAGGCCGCCGAAGCGATCGCCACTATCGCCGCCCCCCTCGGCTTGAGCATCGAGGATGCTGCGATCGCAATTATCGATATTGCCCACGCAAGCATGATCAATGCACTGAAACTGGTGACGGTCCAGCGCGGGCATGATCCGCGAGACGTGGCGTTCGTCATCAGCGGCGGTGCCGGCCCGGCGCTTGCAACCAGGCTCGGACGGGATCTGAGCGTCAAGTCGACGGTCATCCCGCTCCATCCAGGCCTTTTTTCCGCCTGGGGCATGCTTGCCGCCGAACCCCGCGCCGATTTTCGCCATACCTGGTTCTCGGCACTGACCGCAGAGGCGATCAAGGCGTTGCTGGCGCGCTTCGACAAACTCGAACAGGAAGCGATCACCTATTTCGCCAAGGGCCACGACGCCGATATCCGCTTCACCTATCAGGTCGAGGCGCGCTATCGTGGGCAGGAACACGGGGTTTTTGCCCAGTTCCATCGTGGTGACGATCGCGATGTCTTTGCCGAGCGCTTTCATGCCGTCCATGAGCGCGCTTACTCGTTCCGCTTGCCGCATGCGGCCATCGAAATCACCACAATTCATCTCGAAGCGGTTCTGAACGGCCCGGTGATCGCGCTACCGCTTTTGTCTAAAAACGGACGGAGTCTCGATGCTGCGTTGACAGGTCGCCGCAATGTATATTTTGGTGCTGTTCTCGGCTGGGTCTCTTGCCCGGTCTATGAGCGCAGCCTGCTGGCGCCCGGTCAATTGATCGAGGGTCCGATGATTGTCGAGGAGGCAACGGCGACGACGCTCGTACAGGAGAAACAGCAACTGAGCGTCGCCGATAATGGCGTCCTGATCATTCGCGAAAGCGTCTCCGAGGCAGGCTAG
- a CDS encoding amidase, whose amino-acid sequence MAYPHLGKSIAQLSVLMQSGALDPVALAEESLDAIRSHKDQAIFISLLEERARQEAASASKRLRDGRSRGLLDGIPIAWKDLFAIRGLPTTAGSSVLAREAPAAKDADVVQALAEAGMVSLGRVNMSEFAFSGLGLNPHYGTPLNPVSTDVERVPGGSSSGSAVAVAAGLVPVSIGTDTGGSVRIPSAFNGLVGYKASRGRYSMAGVFPLATSLDSLGPLCRSVQDAIWVDAAMRRLTAPQIVRASLKEISLVVPETVVMDDIEDGVRDAFEAAIGRLQQAGVRVRRAAFPMFSGVFDLMAKHGPMVTAEAYALHYHRLSGPDAAAMDRRVVARTSLGEKIGLVDYIALLKGREQLIEAFATTMAPNEFIAHPTVAHVAPPLAPLRDDDDLFVKTNAKTLRNTLIGNFLDGCGVSLPCGAGDGDMPVGFLLSAKRDKDEILLAAALAVEQIVRPNP is encoded by the coding sequence ATGGCATATCCACATCTGGGCAAATCGATCGCGCAGCTATCCGTTCTGATGCAATCGGGAGCGCTCGATCCCGTGGCGCTGGCCGAGGAGAGCCTGGATGCGATCCGGTCCCATAAGGATCAGGCCATCTTTATCAGCCTGCTTGAGGAAAGGGCGCGCCAAGAGGCTGCTTCCGCCTCGAAGCGGCTGCGGGACGGACGGTCGCGCGGGCTTCTCGACGGTATTCCCATCGCCTGGAAAGACCTCTTCGCCATTCGCGGGCTGCCGACGACGGCAGGGTCCAGCGTTCTCGCGCGTGAAGCACCCGCAGCCAAGGATGCCGATGTCGTCCAGGCGCTGGCAGAGGCCGGTATGGTCAGTCTCGGCCGGGTCAATATGAGCGAATTTGCCTTTTCCGGCCTCGGTCTCAATCCACATTACGGCACGCCACTCAATCCGGTATCCACGGATGTCGAGCGGGTGCCGGGGGGCTCTTCCTCGGGTTCAGCCGTCGCCGTCGCCGCCGGCCTTGTCCCTGTCTCTATTGGGACGGACACGGGTGGGTCGGTGCGCATTCCATCCGCCTTCAATGGGCTGGTCGGCTACAAGGCAAGCCGTGGCCGCTACAGCATGGCCGGTGTTTTCCCCCTGGCGACCAGCCTCGATTCCCTCGGTCCTCTTTGCCGCAGCGTTCAGGATGCCATCTGGGTCGATGCGGCGATGCGGCGGCTAACTGCGCCTCAGATCGTTCGCGCTAGCTTGAAGGAAATTTCGCTCGTCGTGCCCGAGACCGTTGTGATGGACGATATAGAAGATGGCGTCCGTGACGCTTTCGAAGCCGCCATTGGGAGATTGCAGCAGGCCGGGGTTCGGGTGCGCCGGGCGGCATTCCCGATGTTCAGCGGCGTCTTTGACCTGATGGCAAAGCACGGTCCGATGGTGACGGCCGAGGCTTACGCACTTCACTATCACCGCCTTTCCGGACCCGACGCTGCGGCCATGGATCGCCGCGTTGTGGCTCGCACATCGCTGGGAGAGAAAATCGGCCTGGTCGATTATATCGCGCTGTTGAAGGGACGCGAACAGCTGATCGAGGCGTTTGCAACAACCATGGCGCCGAACGAGTTCATCGCCCATCCGACGGTTGCCCATGTGGCGCCACCGCTTGCGCCATTGCGCGATGACGACGATCTTTTTGTCAAGACGAACGCAAAGACCCTGCGCAACACGCTGATCGGCAATTTCCTTGATGGCTGCGGCGTATCTCTGCCTTGCGGTGCAGGCGATGGCGACATGCCGGTTGGCTTCCTGTTGTCTGCTAAGAGAGATAAGGATGAAATACTGTTGGCGGCCGCCCTGGCCGTCGAGCAAATCGTTCGTCCCAATCCCTGA
- a CDS encoding hydantoinase B/oxoprolinase family protein — MTIEEISVDPVTQEIIEGKLTAVVDEMGIVMARTSMSPVIYEVLDFACGLLTSDGELVAQMNGITLFTGTFGVQVKALIEKSAGNLSDGDVLLSNDPYAGGTHACDFAIVKPLFVDGEILGYAINVAHYLDVGGSVPGSLAPNATSVFQEGIRLPGVKIARSDVFSNDILSIICENVRLPEIALGDLNAQVATVRVAARRLTELAAKYGSDVVRAAFANLLTASEKRSRAAIAALPDGRYEASDIIDGDGITDAPIPVQVVVTIAGDSIIADFTGCPPAVPGPINCARGALQSAVRTIVKALVGPQEPSNEGWFRPLTVIAPPGTIFTAEKPSPTGWYYEGSVHASELVWKALAPLVPSRFSAGSYSSLCVVYISGKDRNGQPFIHIEPQHGGWGASEEADGAGALIALTDGDTYNYSVEAIEARFPLRVKSYGYNIDAGTGAGRRRGGFGIVREYEILSKDASAYGSFGRTRTRPWGMDGGGSGTVNALQIASASDGKVRTYGRIAHIDLNAGDILRVITGGGGGWGDAREREPHLIERDLRNGFITEAQAVKLYGYQTKVAV, encoded by the coding sequence ATGACCATTGAGGAAATTTCCGTCGATCCCGTGACCCAGGAAATCATCGAGGGCAAGCTAACCGCCGTCGTCGACGAGATGGGGATCGTCATGGCGCGTACCAGCATGAGCCCGGTGATCTATGAAGTCCTCGATTTTGCCTGCGGGCTTCTCACGTCCGATGGCGAACTCGTCGCCCAGATGAACGGCATCACGCTGTTCACCGGCACTTTCGGCGTCCAGGTGAAGGCGCTGATCGAGAAATCTGCCGGAAATCTTTCCGATGGCGACGTCCTCCTCTCCAACGATCCGTACGCTGGCGGCACCCACGCCTGTGATTTCGCCATCGTCAAGCCGCTGTTCGTCGATGGCGAGATTCTCGGCTACGCCATCAACGTCGCTCATTATCTCGATGTCGGCGGTTCTGTACCGGGAAGCCTGGCTCCGAATGCCACCTCGGTCTTTCAGGAGGGAATCCGTCTGCCGGGCGTCAAGATCGCGCGATCCGACGTATTTTCCAACGATATCCTCAGCATCATTTGCGAGAATGTACGCCTTCCCGAAATCGCGCTCGGCGACCTCAACGCGCAGGTAGCGACAGTTCGGGTGGCGGCGCGGCGTCTCACTGAACTTGCTGCGAAATACGGATCCGATGTCGTCAGGGCAGCTTTCGCCAACCTGTTGACGGCCAGCGAAAAGCGTAGCCGGGCAGCAATCGCCGCCCTTCCGGACGGCCGCTACGAAGCCAGCGATATTATCGATGGCGACGGCATCACCGACGCGCCGATCCCCGTGCAGGTGGTCGTGACCATCGCCGGCGACAGCATTATCGCCGATTTCACCGGTTGTCCGCCGGCTGTGCCTGGCCCCATCAACTGCGCGCGCGGCGCCTTGCAGTCGGCGGTCAGAACCATCGTCAAGGCGTTGGTCGGGCCACAGGAGCCGTCCAACGAGGGATGGTTCCGGCCCCTGACCGTGATTGCACCGCCCGGAACGATCTTCACTGCGGAGAAGCCTTCGCCGACCGGCTGGTACTATGAAGGGTCGGTGCATGCGTCCGAGCTTGTCTGGAAGGCGCTCGCGCCCTTGGTGCCGTCGCGCTTTTCCGCCGGTTCCTATTCCAGCCTTTGCGTTGTCTACATCTCCGGTAAGGACCGCAACGGTCAGCCCTTTATCCATATCGAGCCGCAGCATGGCGGCTGGGGTGCGAGCGAAGAGGCCGACGGCGCCGGCGCGCTGATAGCGCTGACGGATGGGGATACCTACAATTATTCCGTCGAAGCCATCGAGGCGCGGTTTCCCTTGCGGGTCAAGAGTTACGGATACAATATCGACGCGGGCACTGGCGCTGGTCGCAGGCGGGGAGGGTTTGGTATCGTGCGCGAGTATGAAATCCTCAGCAAGGACGCATCCGCCTATGGCAGTTTCGGCCGTACCCGCACCCGCCCCTGGGGTATGGACGGCGGCGGCAGCGGAACGGTGAATGCGCTGCAGATCGCATCCGCGAGCGATGGAAAAGTGCGGACTTACGGCAGGATTGCCCATATTGATCTCAATGCCGGCGATATTCTGCGCGTCATCACCGGCGGCGGCGGGGGATGGGGCGACGCGCGTGAGCGCGAGCCGCATCTGATTGAGCGCGATTTGCGTAACGGCTTCATTACCGAAGCACAAGCAGTGAAACTTTACGGTTACCAAACGAAAGTGGCGGTATGA